The Borreliella burgdorferi B31 genome includes a region encoding these proteins:
- a CDS encoding ParA family protein, which yields MDRKESNIITIASPKGGVGKTTLTILFSYILKDLSKKVLLIDLDPQNSLSSYFSKYIFNIDKCNSYSLLKKDVYFGQCINKINDFISIIPSHPILENFNSEILNYKDLLLENILNRNITNYNFDYILLDTPPNLGFILKNSLNVTDYIIIPVQVERFSVESLSILMQTINDIKDFRNKSFNISIIENQFLKNRNTFKDVEELLYKEYSFYIKGKIHYYNSVKVLINELLEPSVKETYYEETKNTLENIINLHF from the coding sequence ATGGATAGAAAAGAATCAAACATTATAACAATTGCAAGCCCTAAAGGAGGTGTAGGTAAAACCACATTAACAATACTTTTTTCTTATATATTAAAAGATTTAAGCAAAAAAGTTCTATTGATTGACTTAGATCCACAGAATTCTTTAAGTTCTTATTTTAGTAAATATATTTTCAACATTGATAAATGCAATTCTTACAGCTTATTAAAAAAAGATGTTTATTTTGGACAGTGTATTAATAAAATTAATGATTTTATTTCTATAATTCCATCTCATCCTATTTTAGAAAATTTTAATTCAGAAATTTTAAATTATAAAGATCTTCTTTTAGAAAATATTTTGAATAGAAATATTACAAATTATAATTTTGATTATATCTTACTTGACACCCCACCCAACTTGGGTTTTATTTTAAAAAATTCTTTGAATGTTACAGATTATATAATAATTCCAGTTCAAGTAGAAAGATTCTCTGTAGAAAGTTTAAGTATTTTAATGCAAACCATTAATGATATTAAAGATTTTAGAAATAAAAGCTTTAATATTTCGATTATAGAAAATCAGTTTCTAAAAAATAGAAATACATTTAAAGATGTAGAAGAACTGCTTTATAAGGAATATTCTTTTTACATAAAGGGAAAAATTCATTACTACAATAGTGTAAAAGTTCTTATAAATGAACTTTTAGAACCTTCTGTAAAAGAAACATATTATGAGGAAACAAAAAATACTTTAGAAAATATTATTAATTTGCATTTCTAA
- a CDS encoding chromosome replication/partitioning protein, producing the protein MNKELTNIDNMQDKDLINYNNLKEKLKYNLKDDIDNKIERMKILYEIKKKELYKYDNFSSFEQFIKHFVIAKTQAYLYLKVYEKVLEGAISIDNIKETGFRGLQRQLKENLLNVKKENLSEVNNKKMSIRFFMKNKEFYTFCKEDTKRACYILERLFFTKKEVLSDLINEYEKYKRKKKNKNKYLIFIIYGAIVILGWMMSFVLPQLSSQSKRPFWGGLFSFLLLL; encoded by the coding sequence ATGAATAAAGAGTTGACAAATATAGATAACATGCAAGATAAGGATTTGATTAATTACAATAATTTAAAGGAGAAATTAAAATATAATTTAAAAGATGATATTGATAATAAAATTGAAAGAATGAAAATTTTATACGAAATTAAAAAAAAAGAACTTTACAAATATGATAATTTTTCTAGTTTTGAGCAATTTATAAAACATTTTGTAATTGCAAAAACACAAGCGTATTTGTATTTAAAAGTTTATGAAAAGGTTTTAGAAGGAGCTATCTCTATAGATAATATTAAAGAAACAGGATTTAGAGGCTTGCAAAGACAATTGAAAGAGAATTTATTAAACGTAAAAAAAGAAAATTTGTCCGAAGTAAATAATAAAAAAATGTCTATCAGGTTTTTTATGAAGAATAAAGAGTTTTATACGTTTTGTAAAGAAGATACTAAAAGAGCGTGTTATATTCTTGAAAGACTTTTTTTTACTAAAAAAGAAGTCTTATCAGATCTAATTAATGAATATGAAAAATATAAAAGAAAAAAAAAGAATAAAAACAAATACTTGATTTTTATCATATATGGTGCTATTGTTATTTTAGGCTGGATGATGTCGTTTGTCCTTCCACAATTATCGTCGCAATCAAAGCGTCCCTTTTGGGGGGGACTTTTTTCATT
- a CDS encoding DUF226 domain-containing protein, which produces MNNFTERFRNLKKKTKKRIFFYKIEEKENKKTYYSIIFKHLIKFEITRKGLRITFQKFNDTGGWNFFNLFPIKEDEKFLGIKYGWDNLEKPFFIIGNNNIKYVVKKAYYIEYVFKKGSIKCYVQSLWTLLRKEKKQTKYYKFTLENIKNMEKTVYEFYNKKIKEEGIINKWIEKNQTL; this is translated from the coding sequence TTGAACAACTTTACAGAAAGATTTAGAAATCTTAAAAAGAAAACAAAAAAAAGAATCTTCTTTTATAAAATAGAAGAAAAGGAGAATAAAAAAACATATTATTCAATAATATTTAAGCATTTAATCAAATTTGAAATTACTAGAAAGGGTCTTAGGATAACCTTCCAAAAATTTAATGATACTGGAGGATGGAATTTTTTCAATCTATTTCCAATAAAAGAAGATGAAAAATTTTTAGGCATAAAATACGGTTGGGATAATCTCGAGAAACCTTTTTTTATCATAGGCAATAATAATATAAAATATGTAGTAAAAAAGGCATATTACATAGAATATGTATTTAAAAAAGGATCTATTAAGTGTTACGTTCAGTCCCTATGGACATTACTAAGAAAAGAAAAAAAACAAACAAAATACTATAAATTTACATTAGAAAATATAAAAAACATGGAAAAAACAGTTTACGAATTTTACAATAAAAAAATAAAAGAGGAAGGAATAATAAACAAATGGATAGAAAAGAATCAAACATTATAA